The Naumovozyma dairenensis CBS 421 chromosome 1, complete genome genome includes a region encoding these proteins:
- the ISA2 gene encoding Isa2p (similar to Saccharomyces cerevisiae ISA2 (YPR067W); ancestral locus Anc_3.357), which yields MFFRSFIKIQRSVRLRYTILSSTKSSVHFKNIELYRRFLTTSNDSMVKPLEIINGRDNLNMSITERACERLNEIYKDSKEILKINVESGGCHGFQYNLKLIPDSVGSSKNNTDSKNFMEQSTDDAEFKYVPDDSSNIIYVLPKDRAKVMIDEKSLKILNNTTLTYTTELIGSTFKITNGNMKSTCGCGSSFDIDIDLDK from the coding sequence ATGTTTTTCAGAAGTTTTATTAAAATACAAAGATCAGTACGGTTAAGATATACCATTCTGTCGTCCACTAAGAGTTCAGTACATTTTAAGAATATAGAGCTATACCGAAGATTTCTAACCACTAGCAATGATTCTATGGTGAAGCCACTAGAGATAATAAATGGTCGagataatttgaatatgtCAATTACAGAAAGAGCTTGTGAAagattgaatgaaatttaTAAAGATAGTAAAGAAATCTTGAAAATTAATGTAGAAAGTGGCGGTTGTCATGGATTTCAAtacaatttgaaattgataccAGATTCCGTGGGAAGctcaaaaaataatactgaTTCGAAGAATTTCATGGAACAAAGTACAGATGATGCGGAGTTTAAATACGTTCCAGATGATAGCAgcaatataatatatgttCTACCGAAGGATAGAGCAAAAGTTATGATTGATGAGAAATCTCTAAAGATTCTGAATAACACGACGTTGACTTATACGACTGAATTAATTGGGTCCACTTTCAAGATCACTAATGGGAATATGAAGAGCACTTGTGGTTGTGGAAGCAGCTTTGACATAGATATAGATCTCGATAAGTAA